From Monomorium pharaonis isolate MP-MQ-018 chromosome 9, ASM1337386v2, whole genome shotgun sequence, the proteins below share one genomic window:
- the LOC105839233 gene encoding protein grindelwald: MASLVKPIVVLSVLANVVLADLDLRGTKCGEKYCNITEYCSPFDVHCRPCAIACNVTSHNYQPDMCTKDCQLYLLDQRYAQHMDQSRQYDDLREEIEKLKCRFVITTTLTCFSLFGMLYLLGRALIRRKRIQQSLQTVFRRNIKVKGSKNKVQDDVEAAVNKQNGLKLTIPNISATVEQEAKIENNNSNSNSSSNGINSTPNTTSTPLSRRHASEDTTLDYAYDNPAMTPSPDSAQLKTKARESSF, from the exons ATGGCATCGCTAGTGAAACCTATCGTCGTTCTGTCCGTGTTGGCTAACGTCGTGCTGGCCGATCTCGATTTACGGGGTACCAAGTGCGGCGAAAAGTATTGCAACATCACCGAGTACTGCAGCCCTTTCGATGTGCACTGCAGACCTTGTGCGATCGCGTGTAATGTCACGAGTCACAATTATCAGCCGGATATGTGCACGAAGGACTGCCAAC TTTATCTTCTTGATCAACGTTATGCCCAACACATGGATCAATCGAGACAGTACGATGATCTCAGAG agGAGATCGAGAAGCTCAAGTGTAGGTTCGTGATCACAACGACACTGACCTGTTTCTCACTGTTTGGAATGCTGTACCTGCTGGGAAGAGCCTTAATACGGCGGAAAAGGATTCAGCAGTCTTTGCAAACTGTATTCAGAAGGAACATAAAAGTGAAG GGTAGTAAGAATAAAGTGCAAGATGACGTCGAGGCCGCTGTGAATAAGCAAAATGGTCTCAAATTGACCATACCGAATATAAGCGCCACGGTGGAGCAAGAAGCCaagattgaaaataataacagtaatagtaatagtagtagCAACGGGATTAACTCTACACCGAACACAACAAGTACTCCTCTTTCACGACGGCACGCTAGCGAGGATACCACACTCGATTATGCCTATGATAATCCGGCGATGACACCGAGTCCGGATTCCGCGCAGCTTAAGACGAAGGCTCGCGAGAGTTCGTTTTAA